From the genome of Ziziphus jujuba cultivar Dongzao chromosome 6, ASM3175591v1, one region includes:
- the LOC107435895 gene encoding disease resistance-like protein DSC1 has product MASSSSLSFQERYDVFLSFRGEDTRNTFASYLYAALSAKQILTFMDHELERGDEISPTLTKAIEESKISVIIFSENYVSSTWCLNELVHILECKKTRGQVVMPIFYGIDPSVVRKQNGSYGVAFAQLENRFMDRMEKVNQWRAALTEASNLCGLDSKDFRPEAKLVQRIIEDISLKLRKYLSLNHHFKGHLVGIERKIEKIESLLSIGLKDVRIIGIWGMGGIGKTTLASVVFQKLSNSHFEGCSFLSNVREEYERHGINHLRKTFLYELLNDKAILKMDTPFVASPYIFDKLRRKKVLLVLDDVDSSIQLDALVEGYDQLAPGSRIIVTTRNVQVLKKVADNIYKVERLSDIESLELFHLHAFGKNSPLMDDEVLSKRVASYADGNPLALRVLGSFLNSKSKEEWESAINKLQIFPNKDILNALTISYEGLDDKGIQNIFLDIACLFNQSFSRDDAESILGFHDSFVKIGISVLIDKCLIENDAISTHGDLRMHDLLRQMGRTIVRDEHKEPGNRSRLWDAEDVCRILERNKGTEMVEVISFNMSDISRDVKISRSAFSKMCNLRVLKIYCDRIFDTKFKLYLSQDLDSYLSDTLSYFQWDLYPLKLLPSNFNPGNLVELILRGSLVQKLWSHEVQSLPVLRRMDLSHSKLLTEIPDLSHVAPNLESLNLEGCTSLVQVLPFLENLEKLSYLNLAGCSKLGDLKEISRSTWYWDLVKSGGIKNFLSNICQQKLRFLKSFTNNILSVSSPEAHICKKFPMNLTSLNLSGIPIDALPSSIGSLSGLVHLYLSECEELKSLPTSIYKLKSLESLDLSGCVKLEKFPEILEPSEHLKIESISNKLCDLTNLECLWLEGCSKLERLPPLPPALLSLDVQDCESLKSLADLPLFCRSVNARHCTSLEKISDWPAYPHGLFPEYSRDVDFFGCGKLDQNTRNTIIADYAIFKMLESEISDLVFCYPGDEIPKWFSYQTSGSLLNIKKLPPLWNNDNFLGLAICVVLDLNKIKHPLGILINFKLNFITNDDDCPCEFRSHQVIETDRECLDQQVMRYFPKGLLQNSNKPSNLNWPSSCSSEASLHVWPSFHDFEEDDIFGNEYCKIKKCGVWLVNKEDLERLNAETIKSKRKRRGFDDECCEASVSDQFVSSGSREEEGDDESHPTISSKKFRLM; this is encoded by the exons atggcttcttcttcctctctttcttttcaagAAAGGTACGATGTGTTTCTCAGTTTCAGAGGTGAGGACACACGCAATACATTCGCTAGCTATCTTTATGCAGCTTTATCAGCAAAACAGATCTTAACTTTCATGGATCACGAGCTTGAGAGAGGGGATGAAATTTCACCCACACTTACCAAAGCCATCGAAGAATCCAAGATTTCCGTGATCATTTTCTCGGAAAACTATGTTTCATCCACTTGGTGTTTGAATGAACTCGTGCACATACTTGAATGCAAGAAAACAAGAGGGCAGGTTGTTATGCCAATCTTTTATGGCATAGATCCATCAGTTGTACGAAAACAGAATGGGAGTTACGGTGTTGCATTTGCTCAACTTGAAAACCGTTTCATGGATAGAATGGAGAAGGTAAATCAATGGAGGGCTGCTTTAACTGAAGCGTCCAATCTATGTGGATTGGATTCAAAGGATTTCAG GCCCGAAGCCAAATTAGTTCAAAGAATTATTGAAGATATCTCATTGAAGTTGCGTAAATATCTATCTCTAAATCATCATTTCAAAGGGCATCTCGTtggaattgaaagaaaaatcgaGAAAATTGAATCATTACTATCCATTGGCTTAAAAGATGTTCGCATTATAGGTATTTGGGGCATGGGAGGTATTGGGAAAACCACCCTGGCTAGTGttgtatttcaaaaattatcaaattctcaTTTTGAAGGTTGCTCTTTTCTTTCAAATGTGAGGGAAGAGTATGAAAGACATGGAATAAATCATTTGAGAAAGACGTTTCTCTATGAGTTATTAAATGATAAAGCTATTCTAAAGATGGATACCCCATTTGTAGCATCACCTTATATTTTCGACAAACTTCGTCGTAAAAAGGTGCTTTTGGTTTTGGATGATGTGGATAGTTCGATCCAATTAGATGCTTTAGTTGAAGGATATGATCAGCTTGCTCCTGGAAGTAGAATCATTGTTACAACTAGAAATGTCCAAGTGCTCAAGAAAGTTGCTGATAATATTTACAAGGTTGAGCGATTAAGTGACATTGAATCTCTTGAGCTCTTCCATTTACATGCTTTTGGAAAAAATTCTCCTCTGATGGACGATGAAGTACTATCAAAAAGGGTGGCAAGTTATGCAGATGGAAATCCATTAGCTCTTAGAGTCTTGGGTTCTTTCCTTAATTCCAAAAGCAAAGAAGAGTGGGAAAGTGcaataaataaattgcaaatattTCCAAACAAGGACATTTTAAATGCGTTGACGATTAGTTATGAAGGACTAGATGACAAAGGGATCCAAAATATATTTCTTGACATTGCAtgtttatttaatcaatctttTTCTAGAGATGATGCAGAAAGCATATTAGGTTTCCATGATTCATTTGTGAAAATAGGAATAAGTGTTCTTATTGACAAGTGTTTGATTGAAAATGATGCAATTTCCACACACGGTGACCTACGGATGCATGATTTATTGCGCCAAATGGGCCGGACCATTGTCCGTGACGAGCATAAAGAGCCTGGAAACCGTAGTAGGTTATGGGATGCTGAAGACGTCTGTCGCATTTTGGAAAGAAATAAG GGAACTGAAATGGTTGAAGTCATATCATTCAATATGTCTGACATTAGCAGAGATGTGAAAATTAGTCGTTCAGCCTTCTCAAAGATGTGCAATCTACGAGTTCTCAAAATTTATTGCGATCGTATTTTTGACACCAAGTTCAAACTATACCTTTCTCAAGATCTTGATTCTTATCTTTCGGATACATTAAGTTATTTTCAATGGGACTTATACCCTTTGAAATTGTTGCCATCAAATTTTAATCCTGGAAATCTTGTTGAACTGATACTACGTGGCAGCCTTGTTCAAAAACTTTGGAGTCATGAAGTTCAG TCTCTTCCAGTGTTAAGAAGGATGGATCTTAGTCATTCCAAACTCCTTACAGAAATACCAGATCTGTCTCATGTGGCTCCGAACCTGGAAAGTTTAAATCTTGAAGGCTGTACAAGTTTGGTTCAGGTTCTTCCATTCCTTGAAAATCTTGAGAAGCTTAGTTATCTAAATTTGGCTGGTTGCTCCAAACTTGGAGATTTAAAAGAGATATCAAGGAGCACATGGTATTGGGATCTAGTAAAGAGTGGAGGCATTAAGAACTTTCTGAGTAATATTTGTCAGCAGAAGTTGAGATTTCTCAAAAGTTTTACAAACAATATTTTGTCTGTCTCGTCACCCGAAGCCCACATTTGCAAAAAGTTTCCGATGAATTTAACAAGTCTAAATTTGTCTGGGATACCAATAGATGCACTGCCGTCATCAATTGGGAGTCTCTCTGGTCTTGTTCACTTGTATTTGTCTGAATGCGAAGAGCTTAAAAGTCTTCCAACCAGCATTTACAAGCTGAAATCTCTTGAATCACTAGATTTGTCTGGTTGTGTAAAACTGGAAAAGTTTCCTGAAATCCTAGAGCCTTCAGAACACCTAAAAATTGAGTCTATCTCAAACAAGTTGTGTGATTTAACGAACCTTGAGTGTTTGTGGCTCGAAGGTTGTTCAAAACTTGAAAGATTGCCTCCCTTACCACCTGCTTTGTTATCATTGGACGTCCAAGATTGTGAGAGCTTGAAATCACTAGCGGATCTTCCATTATTTTGTAGAAGTGTGAATGCAAGACATTGCACATCACTGGAGAAAATATCAGATTGGCCTGCATACCCACATGGACTGTTCCCTGAGTATAGCAGAGATGTTGACTTTTTCGGTTGTGGAAAGTTGGATCAGAATACACGCAACACCATCATAGCTGATTATGCAATTTTTAAAATGCTTGAATCT GAGATATCAGATTTAGTATTTTGTTATCCGGGTgatgaaattccaaagtggTTCAGCTATCAAACTTCAGGGAGTTTACTGAATATTAAAAAGCTTCCTCCATTATGGAATAATGACAACTTCTTGGGTTTGGCTATTTGCGTTGTTCTTGATctgaataaaattaaacatcctctaggtattttaattaattttaaactcaATTTCATAACAAATGATGATGATTGTCCTTGTGAGTTCCGGTCACACCAGGTTATTGAGACAGACAGAGAATGTTTAGATCAACAAGTGATGCGGTATTTCCCAAAAGGGTTGttgcaaaattcaaataaaccgTCTAACCTAAATTGGCCCTCTAGTTGTAGCAGTGAGGCCTCTTTGCATGTCTGGCCTTCTTTCCATGACTTTGAGGAAGATGACATCTTCGGGAATGAGTATTGCAAGATAAAGAAGTGTGGGGTTTGGTTGGTAAACAAGGAAGATTTAGAGAGACTTAATGCAGAAACTATTAAAAGTAAGAGAAAGAGACGAGGCTTTGATGATGAATGTTGTGAAGCTAGTGTAAGTGATCAATTTGTATCCTCTGGCTCTCGTGAGGAGGAAGGCGACGATGAATCACATCCTACCATTAGTTCAAAGAAATTCAGGCTTATGTGA